The following are from one region of the Biomphalaria glabrata chromosome 12, xgBioGlab47.1, whole genome shotgun sequence genome:
- the LOC106064668 gene encoding ubiquitin carboxyl-terminal hydrolase 30-like isoform X1 → MQLRTMVPRLNLFIGFGGTLLAALTGAYILWGPSKKRPKDKCRGLVNIGNSCFLNSLLQSWAACPSFYNWLYTSVTSSKAAHEKLLSSTIFNILRVLNNEVKDATDPYNPSSVLGALRAKSWVITSEEQDAHELFHVLTETLDEETSSYPSVLSLFDIWHLQDPKNVYQSEKHARTRSQGLLPVLPMKGVEQPARGLLASQLQCLSCGSRSPVKYDIFDSLTLTFPKNYWGALSLESLLHQFVSPEIVQSVDCKGCAKIAKCQVVKSNFRKRVSIGKLPQVLCIHLPRTQWLDNGALLKRYDHVSFPETLHMDQYLYCNQRKEKGDEIRGLSGGVDATLKMLSQAVKPVAAPTSAPVNLLRTLNYDQQFTRTGLFVHPDRSPQIPRELSDVNHNAPPEIAKSGSTDFSYKLAAVVCHLGDVQLGHYVAYRRGIHSGENGNQAIGAGDMGNKWWLTSDSTVTRVSLQQVLSSEAYMLFYERY, encoded by the exons ataaatgtagagGGCTGGTTAATATTGGAAATTCATGTTTCCTGAATTCGTTGCTACAGTCCTGGGCAGCGTGTCCTTCATTTTACAATTGGCTCTACACTTCAGTAACAAGTTCTAAAGCTGCTCATGAGAAACTGTTGTCCAGTACAATTTTTAATATCCTACGAG TGCTTAATAATGAAGTGAAGGATGCCACAGATCCCTATAACCCTAGTAGTGTACTTGGAGCACTCCGAGCTAAAAGCTGGGTCATCACATCAGAGGAACAG GATGCACATGAACTCTTTCATGTCTTGACGGAGACATTAGACGAGGAAACATCCAGCTACCCAAGTGTCTTGTCTCTCTTTGATATATGGCATTTACAG gATCCCAAAAATGTGTATCAGTCTGAGAAACACGCCAGGACTAGAAGTCAAGGGCTGCTCCCTGTACTGCCCATGAAAGGTGTCGAGCAGCCAGCGCGGGGACTACTGGCTAGTCAGCTTCAATGTTTATCTTGTGGGTCACGATCACCAGTGAAATATGACATCTTTGATAGCCTGACTTTAACATTTCCTAAGAACTATTGG ggAGCATTGAGCTTAGAAAGTCTACTGCATCAGTTTGTAAGTCCAGAAATTGTGCAGTCAGTTGATTGTAAAGGATGCGCGAAAATAGCCAAATGTCAGGTTGTCAAATCAAACTTTAGGAAGAGAGTGTCTATAGGAAAG CTTCCACAAGTATTGTGTATTCACTTGCCTCGTACACAGTGGCTAGACAATGGAGCTCTGCTCAAACGTTATGACCACGTCAGTTTTCCAGAGACACTTCACATGGACCAATATTTGTACTGCAATCAAAGGAAAGAAAAAGGTGACGAGATTCGTGGCCTGTCTGGAGGTGTGGATGCTACATTAAAAATGTTGAG ccaaGCTGTCAAACCAGTAGCAGCGCCCACATCTGCCCCAGTCAACCTGCTGAGGACACTGAATTATGACCAGCAGTTCACTCGCACTGGTTTGTTTGTCCACCCCGATAGATCTCCCCAGATACCTAGAGAACTCAGTGATGTCAACCATAATGCACCACCTGAGATAGCTAAATCTGGATCTACCGACTTCTCCTATAAGTTGGCAGCTGTGGTGTGCCACCTTGGAGATGTCCAACTGGGTCATTACGTGGCGTACAGGCGCGGGATCCACTCTGGAGAGAATGGGAACCAAGCCATCGGTGCTGGGGACATGGGGAATAAATGGTGGCTGACATCCGATTCCACTGTGACTAGAGTCTCATTACAACAAGTTCTGTCCTCTGAAGCCTACATGTTGTTCTATGAGAGGTATTGA
- the LOC106064668 gene encoding ubiquitin carboxyl-terminal hydrolase 30-like isoform X2: MQLRTMVPRLNLFIGFGGTLLAALTGAYILWGPSKKRPKVLNNEVKDATDPYNPSSVLGALRAKSWVITSEEQDAHELFHVLTETLDEETSSYPSVLSLFDIWHLQDPKNVYQSEKHARTRSQGLLPVLPMKGVEQPARGLLASQLQCLSCGSRSPVKYDIFDSLTLTFPKNYWGALSLESLLHQFVSPEIVQSVDCKGCAKIAKCQVVKSNFRKRVSIGKLPQVLCIHLPRTQWLDNGALLKRYDHVSFPETLHMDQYLYCNQRKEKGDEIRGLSGGVDATLKMLSQAVKPVAAPTSAPVNLLRTLNYDQQFTRTGLFVHPDRSPQIPRELSDVNHNAPPEIAKSGSTDFSYKLAAVVCHLGDVQLGHYVAYRRGIHSGENGNQAIGAGDMGNKWWLTSDSTVTRVSLQQVLSSEAYMLFYERY; this comes from the exons TGCTTAATAATGAAGTGAAGGATGCCACAGATCCCTATAACCCTAGTAGTGTACTTGGAGCACTCCGAGCTAAAAGCTGGGTCATCACATCAGAGGAACAG GATGCACATGAACTCTTTCATGTCTTGACGGAGACATTAGACGAGGAAACATCCAGCTACCCAAGTGTCTTGTCTCTCTTTGATATATGGCATTTACAG gATCCCAAAAATGTGTATCAGTCTGAGAAACACGCCAGGACTAGAAGTCAAGGGCTGCTCCCTGTACTGCCCATGAAAGGTGTCGAGCAGCCAGCGCGGGGACTACTGGCTAGTCAGCTTCAATGTTTATCTTGTGGGTCACGATCACCAGTGAAATATGACATCTTTGATAGCCTGACTTTAACATTTCCTAAGAACTATTGG ggAGCATTGAGCTTAGAAAGTCTACTGCATCAGTTTGTAAGTCCAGAAATTGTGCAGTCAGTTGATTGTAAAGGATGCGCGAAAATAGCCAAATGTCAGGTTGTCAAATCAAACTTTAGGAAGAGAGTGTCTATAGGAAAG CTTCCACAAGTATTGTGTATTCACTTGCCTCGTACACAGTGGCTAGACAATGGAGCTCTGCTCAAACGTTATGACCACGTCAGTTTTCCAGAGACACTTCACATGGACCAATATTTGTACTGCAATCAAAGGAAAGAAAAAGGTGACGAGATTCGTGGCCTGTCTGGAGGTGTGGATGCTACATTAAAAATGTTGAG ccaaGCTGTCAAACCAGTAGCAGCGCCCACATCTGCCCCAGTCAACCTGCTGAGGACACTGAATTATGACCAGCAGTTCACTCGCACTGGTTTGTTTGTCCACCCCGATAGATCTCCCCAGATACCTAGAGAACTCAGTGATGTCAACCATAATGCACCACCTGAGATAGCTAAATCTGGATCTACCGACTTCTCCTATAAGTTGGCAGCTGTGGTGTGCCACCTTGGAGATGTCCAACTGGGTCATTACGTGGCGTACAGGCGCGGGATCCACTCTGGAGAGAATGGGAACCAAGCCATCGGTGCTGGGGACATGGGGAATAAATGGTGGCTGACATCCGATTCCACTGTGACTAGAGTCTCATTACAACAAGTTCTGTCCTCTGAAGCCTACATGTTGTTCTATGAGAGGTATTGA